A genomic stretch from Corynebacterium terpenotabidum Y-11 includes:
- the hrcA gene encoding heat-inducible transcriptional repressor HrcA, producing the protein MAKASSADQRRGEVLRAIVADFISTQEPVGSKALVDRHALGVSSATVRNDMAVLESEGFITQQHASSGRIPTEKAYRVFVDGIHRIKPLSPPERRAILGFLEGGVDMEDVLRRSVQLLAQLTRQVAVAQLPDLRRGRVKHCEVVQLAPTRLLLVLITDTGQVDQRNVDLTSALSESDLPRLRDVINSTLVGHTLDDASAEVAAMAAGEDPRVPAELQDPALTCATVLVETLLNRSNDRLMIAGTPNIVRVGELEGVLDALEEQVVVLRMLSGVRDLGDHSVRVTIGEENGTAELQSAAVVSTGYGQRDAVLGGMGVLGPTYLDYPGTISSVQAVAHYVSRILAGE; encoded by the coding sequence ATGGCGAAAGCGAGTTCGGCGGATCAACGGCGCGGTGAGGTCCTGCGGGCGATCGTCGCCGACTTCATCTCGACCCAGGAGCCGGTCGGGTCGAAAGCCCTGGTCGACCGGCACGCCCTGGGGGTGTCCTCCGCGACGGTGCGCAATGACATGGCGGTGCTGGAATCCGAGGGCTTCATCACCCAACAGCACGCCAGCTCCGGGCGGATCCCCACCGAGAAGGCCTACCGCGTCTTCGTCGACGGCATCCACCGGATCAAGCCGCTGAGCCCACCGGAGCGTCGCGCGATCCTCGGTTTCCTCGAGGGCGGGGTGGACATGGAGGACGTCCTGCGCCGCAGCGTGCAACTGCTCGCCCAGCTGACCCGCCAGGTCGCCGTCGCACAGCTGCCGGACCTCCGGCGCGGCCGCGTGAAGCACTGCGAGGTCGTGCAGCTGGCGCCGACCCGGCTGCTGCTCGTCCTCATCACTGACACCGGCCAGGTCGACCAGCGCAACGTCGACCTCACGTCCGCCCTGTCCGAGTCCGATCTGCCCCGGCTGCGGGATGTCATCAACTCCACCCTTGTCGGGCACACCCTGGACGACGCCTCCGCCGAGGTCGCCGCCATGGCGGCGGGAGAGGACCCCCGCGTCCCCGCCGAACTACAGGATCCCGCGCTGACCTGCGCGACCGTCCTGGTGGAGACTCTGCTCAACCGGTCGAACGACCGGCTGATGATCGCCGGAACCCCGAATATCGTCCGGGTCGGGGAGCTGGAGGGTGTTCTCGATGCCCTCGAGGAGCAGGTGGTGGTGCTCCGGATGTTGTCCGGTGTGCGGGATCTGGGCGACCACAGCGTCCGGGTCACCATCGGAGAAGAGAACGGGACCGCAGAACTGCAGTCCGCCGCCGTGGTCTCCACCGGGTACGGACAGCGGGACGCCGTCCTCGGCGGCATGGGTGTGCTCGGTCCGACCTACCTGGACTATCCGGGAACCATCAGCTCGGTGCAGGCGGTCGCCCACTATGTCAGTAGGATCCTTGCCGGGGAGTAG
- a CDS encoding M3 family metallopeptidase, giving the protein MNPLLEPSPLDHELPDFRNIDIAELVPTFRTALAAYDGEISAITGSQEAPTWENTMEALERSGQLLQRVLAIVFNYAATDATDEIIAVEETVAPELSAHHTRMMLNRDLYARVRAIPAQAEGSEEAALVEHWLRAFRRGGADLDDAGREELSGIDTRLAELSTRFGRNLMTSTADRAVLVAEEGRLDGLDDATRQQLRADAEGEGKDGWLIRLGLPSVQPILEDLRDAGLRREIAEASRARGSENNSDVVLEMARLRARRAELLGFDSHADYIAAEETAGSVAAVDDLLDTVTAAAVANAHGEYKRALDLATVSGAELSEPDGLGESDWPYWAARLRDEDLAVGTAELKKYFPLSRVLRDGVFFAAERLYGIRVTPREDLAGYHPDVTVWEVSEGEAAGGRSIGLLLTDLYARSTKRGGAWMSSFVSQNNLIGQTPVIVNVLNIARPAAGEEALLSLDEVTTLFHEFGHGLHGLLSDVRYPSLSGTNVPRDFVEFPSQINENWALEPEVLANYAHHVETGEQLPPELVTAVMAEARWGQGFATTEYLAACRVDLAWHRLSTAQAAEVTDVAAFENAALEDAGLAVPGLAPRYSSTYFNHVFSGGYSADYWSYLWAEVLDADGFQAFVDTGAAGAEHPDPEDVRFAGERFRRMILSRGATIDYDDAFWMFRGQQRSVEPLLERRGLAGA; this is encoded by the coding sequence ATGAATCCGCTGCTCGAACCGTCCCCGCTCGACCACGAACTTCCCGACTTCAGGAACATCGACATCGCCGAGCTGGTGCCCACCTTCCGCACGGCACTGGCTGCCTACGACGGCGAGATCTCCGCCATCACTGGCAGTCAGGAGGCTCCGACCTGGGAAAATACGATGGAGGCGCTGGAACGCAGCGGTCAGCTTCTGCAGCGTGTCCTCGCCATCGTCTTCAACTACGCCGCGACCGACGCCACCGACGAGATCATCGCCGTGGAGGAGACCGTTGCTCCGGAGCTCTCCGCCCACCACACCCGCATGATGCTCAACCGGGACCTCTACGCCCGGGTGCGGGCGATACCGGCCCAGGCCGAGGGCAGTGAGGAAGCCGCGCTGGTGGAGCACTGGCTGCGGGCGTTCCGCCGCGGTGGCGCTGACCTTGACGATGCCGGGCGGGAGGAACTGTCCGGCATCGACACCCGGTTGGCGGAACTGTCCACCCGCTTCGGGCGGAACCTCATGACCTCCACCGCCGACCGTGCCGTCCTCGTCGCCGAGGAGGGACGCCTCGACGGTCTCGACGACGCGACGCGGCAGCAGTTGCGGGCGGACGCCGAGGGGGAGGGGAAGGACGGTTGGCTCATCCGGCTGGGTCTGCCGAGTGTGCAGCCGATCCTGGAGGACCTCCGGGATGCGGGACTGCGCCGTGAGATCGCGGAGGCTTCCCGGGCCCGTGGCTCGGAGAACAACAGTGACGTCGTGTTGGAGATGGCCCGGCTGCGGGCCCGGCGGGCCGAACTGCTCGGTTTTGACAGCCATGCGGACTACATCGCCGCCGAGGAGACCGCCGGATCGGTGGCCGCCGTGGACGACCTGCTGGACACGGTGACGGCGGCGGCGGTCGCGAATGCGCACGGGGAGTACAAGCGGGCCCTGGACTTGGCGACGGTCAGCGGTGCGGAGCTCAGTGAGCCCGACGGGCTCGGCGAGTCGGACTGGCCCTACTGGGCGGCGCGGCTGCGGGACGAGGATCTCGCGGTGGGCACCGCCGAGCTCAAGAAGTACTTCCCGCTGTCCCGGGTACTGCGCGACGGGGTGTTCTTCGCCGCCGAACGGCTCTACGGTATCCGCGTCACCCCCCGTGAGGATCTGGCAGGCTACCACCCGGACGTGACTGTCTGGGAAGTCTCCGAGGGGGAGGCGGCCGGCGGCCGGTCCATCGGGCTGCTGCTCACCGATCTCTACGCCCGGTCGACGAAACGCGGCGGGGCGTGGATGAGCAGCTTCGTCTCCCAGAACAACCTCATCGGTCAGACCCCGGTGATCGTCAACGTGCTCAATATCGCCCGTCCGGCGGCGGGGGAGGAGGCGCTGCTCAGCCTGGACGAGGTGACGACGCTCTTCCACGAGTTCGGCCATGGGCTGCACGGTCTGCTCTCCGATGTGCGGTACCCGAGCCTGTCCGGGACGAACGTGCCGCGGGACTTTGTGGAGTTCCCGAGCCAGATCAACGAGAACTGGGCGCTGGAGCCGGAGGTGCTGGCGAACTACGCCCACCATGTGGAGACCGGTGAGCAGCTGCCGCCCGAACTGGTCACTGCAGTTATGGCGGAGGCCCGGTGGGGTCAGGGTTTCGCGACGACCGAGTACCTGGCGGCGTGCCGGGTCGACCTCGCCTGGCACCGGCTCAGCACCGCACAGGCGGCCGAGGTCACCGATGTTGCAGCGTTCGAGAACGCGGCCCTGGAGGACGCCGGGCTGGCCGTGCCGGGACTGGCACCGCGGTATTCCTCGACATACTTCAACCATGTCTTCTCCGGTGGTTATTCGGCGGACTACTGGAGTTACCTGTGGGCGGAGGTGCTCGATGCCGACGGCTTCCAGGCGTTCGTGGACACCGGTGCCGCCGGGGCGGAGCATCCGGATCCGGAGGACGTCCGATTTGCCGGGGAGCGGTTCCGTCGGATGATTCTCTCGCGGGGGGCGACGATCGACTACGACGATGCCTTCTGGATGTTCCGCGGTCAGCAGCGCAGTGTGGAGCCGTTGCTGGAGCGGCGTGGACTGGCCGGGGCCTGA
- a CDS encoding carboxylesterase family protein — protein sequence MDRPLLPTPAGTVSGSFRGRTPRVSVFRAVPVAETSDIGDPEPPTPWEGVLDCADTRERSMIQLPTTASVFAPADAEPASLPVFVWIHGGRYEEGHGDDGWYDGGALAALGCVVVTINHRLRYEGFLPLDGDAPGSFRGVDDLVHALRWIRETVAVVGGDPDWVTLAGQSAGGGLVMTLLADRRADDLFQQAMVLSPGLPRIHRILGWRARRAAARVFLGVPLTRDRVSALSARNRDLAYRRSAHLYFTDCALGPSFPDPAQLRQVPLLVSTMHDEFVRFPGVIDLDRMIDRRNLPVWVLALGMRWMGVRPRKLARWCRTVDQHRPMGQTVGEAMIRRWAAGLLEAAPGEDVWACEFRGGDWRGTRIDAQHCGELPVLFDKLTVGPDMVAAVCGPDAVERLTATGQRFRAAVLGFLGGDGPGWDRYGEARTTRIFDLTGGPDTEVDDPLRNVRTLLPV from the coding sequence ATGGACAGGCCCCTTCTCCCCACCCCTGCCGGTACTGTCTCGGGATCCTTCCGCGGACGGACGCCCCGGGTGTCCGTATTCCGTGCCGTCCCGGTCGCCGAGACCTCCGATATCGGCGATCCCGAACCTCCCACGCCCTGGGAGGGTGTCCTCGACTGTGCGGACACCCGGGAGCGCAGCATGATCCAGCTGCCGACCACGGCCTCGGTCTTCGCCCCGGCGGACGCGGAACCGGCGTCGCTCCCGGTGTTCGTGTGGATCCACGGGGGACGCTACGAGGAGGGCCACGGCGACGACGGCTGGTACGACGGCGGCGCCCTGGCCGCCCTCGGCTGTGTGGTGGTGACCATCAACCACCGGTTGCGCTACGAGGGATTCCTCCCACTGGACGGGGACGCCCCGGGGAGCTTTCGCGGTGTCGATGATCTGGTCCACGCACTGCGGTGGATCCGGGAGACGGTCGCCGTGGTCGGCGGGGATCCGGACTGGGTGACCCTGGCCGGGCAGTCCGCCGGCGGTGGCCTGGTGATGACACTGCTCGCCGACCGGCGGGCCGATGACCTGTTCCAGCAGGCGATGGTGCTCTCCCCGGGCCTGCCCCGGATCCACCGGATCCTCGGTTGGCGGGCGCGACGGGCCGCCGCGCGGGTCTTCCTCGGGGTGCCGTTGACCCGGGACCGGGTGTCGGCGTTGAGCGCCCGGAACCGGGATCTCGCTTACCGTCGTTCGGCACACCTGTACTTCACCGACTGCGCACTCGGTCCGTCGTTCCCGGACCCTGCACAGCTGCGGCAGGTCCCGCTGCTGGTCTCGACGATGCACGACGAGTTCGTGCGGTTCCCCGGGGTGATAGACCTGGACCGGATGATCGACCGCCGGAATCTGCCGGTCTGGGTGCTGGCCCTGGGGATGCGGTGGATGGGTGTGCGGCCGCGGAAGCTGGCCCGGTGGTGCCGGACGGTGGATCAGCACCGGCCGATGGGGCAGACCGTGGGTGAGGCGATGATCCGCCGGTGGGCCGCGGGACTGCTGGAGGCTGCTCCGGGCGAGGACGTGTGGGCGTGTGAGTTCCGCGGCGGAGACTGGCGCGGCACGCGGATCGATGCCCAGCACTGCGGCGAACTCCCGGTGCTCTTCGACAAGCTGACGGTCGGCCCGGATATGGTCGCGGCGGTATGCGGTCCGGACGCGGTGGAACGGCTCACTGCGACGGGTCAGCGGTTCCGTGCCGCGGTGCTCGGGTTCCTCGGCGGTGACGGCCCCGGCTGGGACCGCTACGGGGAGGCGCGGACCACCCGGATCTTCGACCTGACCGGTGGCCCGGACACCGAGGTGGATGATCCGCTCCGGAATGTCCGGACCCTGCTGCCGGTCTAG
- the hemW gene encoding radical SAM family heme chaperone HemW — MSSLHGVDTGLYIHVPFCTTRCGYCDFNTYTPGEEGTSSVGTYLSALEAELDRAASDWDRPGPPSTVFLGGGTPSLLGADGLTRVLNAVRRSLGLAPGAEVTTESNPESTSPEFFEALLDAGYTRISLGMQSASAHVLKVLERRHTPGRATAAATEAMDAGFAHVNLDLIYGTPTETDDDLRRSLDAALATGVDHISAYSLIVEDGTAMARKVRKGQLPEPDEDVYADRYEMIDAALRSAGMRWYEVSNWSRPGGECRHNLVYWRGGQWWGAGPGAHGCVRLREGVDGYHDGLTRLVNAKLPRRYAEALSSGNSPVTDTEQLSAADVHTERILTGLRLAEGLPDALLADAPNAVDRHVGLGLLEQVAGRTRLTDAGRLLADGIITDILLEEDV; from the coding sequence GTGAGTAGCCTGCACGGGGTGGACACCGGCCTGTACATTCACGTCCCCTTCTGCACGACCCGGTGCGGATACTGCGACTTCAACACCTACACCCCCGGCGAGGAGGGGACGTCCTCCGTCGGGACCTACCTCAGTGCTCTGGAGGCCGAGCTCGACCGGGCGGCGTCCGACTGGGACCGCCCGGGACCACCGTCGACGGTCTTCCTCGGTGGAGGGACACCGTCCCTGCTCGGCGCCGACGGCCTGACCCGGGTGCTGAATGCGGTGCGTCGGAGTCTGGGACTCGCTCCCGGTGCCGAGGTCACCACCGAATCCAATCCGGAATCGACGTCCCCGGAGTTCTTCGAGGCACTGCTGGACGCGGGCTACACTCGCATCTCACTGGGGATGCAGTCGGCGTCCGCCCACGTGCTCAAGGTCCTGGAACGTCGGCACACCCCGGGGCGGGCCACCGCCGCGGCGACCGAGGCGATGGACGCCGGCTTCGCACACGTCAACCTCGACCTCATCTACGGCACACCGACGGAGACCGACGATGACCTGCGCCGCAGTCTCGACGCTGCCCTGGCCACCGGGGTGGACCACATCTCCGCCTACTCACTTATCGTCGAGGACGGCACTGCCATGGCCCGCAAGGTTCGCAAGGGGCAGCTGCCGGAGCCGGACGAGGATGTCTACGCCGACCGGTACGAGATGATCGACGCCGCCCTGCGCAGCGCCGGCATGCGCTGGTACGAGGTTTCCAACTGGTCGAGGCCGGGCGGGGAGTGCCGTCACAACCTCGTCTACTGGCGGGGCGGCCAGTGGTGGGGGGCGGGGCCCGGCGCCCACGGGTGCGTCCGGCTGCGCGAGGGAGTCGACGGGTACCACGACGGGCTCACTCGGCTGGTGAACGCGAAGCTGCCGCGCCGCTACGCCGAGGCCCTGAGCTCGGGGAACTCCCCGGTCACCGACACGGAACAGCTCAGTGCCGCCGACGTGCACACCGAACGGATCCTCACCGGCCTGCGCTTGGCGGAAGGTCTGCCGGACGCACTGCTGGCAGATGCCCCGAATGCGGTCGACCGCCACGTTGGACTGGGTCTGCTGGAGCAGGTGGCGGGGCGGACCCGGCTCACCGACGCCGGCCGACTGCTCGCCGACGGCATCATCACCGACATCCTCCTGGAGGAGGATGTCTGA
- a CDS encoding AMP-dependent synthetase/ligase gives MQEYTSEALYTIGENETCLTVLRDNARRRPQTVLFSRPRKFEWVDVRADEFLRDVYALAKGLIANGIGQGDRVALMSDTRYEWSLFDFAIMAAGAVSVPIYPSSSTSQCEWIVEDSGAKIGIAEKSGHATRLSTFVHESAPASGAHLDRVLSITEGAVDTLVADGKDISDEEVDARISATKSSDLASLVYTSGTTGKPKGCRLLHANWLGEARAILTHPIGGIAVEGNRALTFLPLAHVLSRAVSLAATLGGATQSHWSDMSTLVPEFARAQPHLILGVPRVFEKVHAGVKNKAIDGGGIGAKIFPFAEKTAVAYSKALDTDEGPGALLKARRALFDKLVYVKVREAMGGALQYCISGGSALNPELMHFFRGIGVRIYEGYGMTETTAAITVNFEPDNIIGTVGKPVGGNTVRIADDGEILMKGAVVFDGYWNNEKATAETFTDDGFLRSGDLGALLPSGHLKITGRKKEIIVTAGGKNVAPGPMEDILRSAPLISQAMVVGDDQKFIGALITLDEDALPAWKKRNNIPADTPVKELAKNPVLRAQIQDAVNEANDTVSHAEGIKKFRICARDFTEEAGEMTPSMKVKRFAVSQHFAHDIAWIYTSN, from the coding sequence ATGCAGGAGTACACCTCGGAGGCGCTGTACACCATCGGTGAGAACGAGACTTGTCTGACCGTACTGCGGGACAATGCCCGTCGTCGTCCGCAGACGGTCCTCTTCAGTCGGCCCCGGAAATTCGAATGGGTCGATGTCCGTGCCGACGAATTCCTCCGTGACGTGTACGCCCTGGCCAAGGGCCTCATCGCCAACGGAATCGGACAGGGGGACCGTGTGGCGCTGATGTCCGACACCCGCTACGAGTGGAGCCTCTTCGACTTCGCGATCATGGCGGCCGGTGCGGTGTCCGTGCCGATCTACCCCTCGTCCTCGACCTCCCAGTGCGAATGGATCGTGGAGGATTCCGGGGCGAAGATCGGTATCGCCGAAAAGTCGGGGCATGCCACCCGGTTGAGCACCTTCGTCCACGAGAGCGCCCCCGCCTCCGGCGCCCACCTGGACCGCGTCCTGTCCATCACCGAGGGAGCGGTCGACACCCTCGTGGCGGACGGCAAGGACATCTCCGATGAGGAGGTGGATGCCCGCATCAGCGCCACGAAATCCTCGGATCTGGCGTCCCTGGTCTACACCTCCGGCACCACCGGAAAGCCCAAGGGCTGCCGTCTGCTGCACGCCAACTGGCTCGGAGAGGCCCGCGCCATCCTGACCCACCCGATCGGCGGCATCGCTGTGGAGGGTAACCGTGCGCTGACGTTCCTCCCGCTGGCCCACGTCCTGTCGCGTGCCGTGTCCCTGGCGGCCACCCTCGGCGGGGCCACCCAGTCGCACTGGTCGGACATGTCCACCCTCGTGCCGGAGTTCGCCCGCGCCCAGCCGCACCTCATCCTCGGCGTCCCCCGCGTCTTCGAGAAGGTCCATGCCGGAGTGAAGAACAAGGCCATCGACGGTGGTGGAATCGGCGCGAAGATCTTCCCGTTCGCCGAGAAGACCGCCGTGGCGTACTCCAAGGCACTCGACACCGACGAAGGTCCCGGCGCCCTGCTCAAGGCCCGCCGTGCCCTGTTCGACAAGCTGGTCTACGTCAAGGTCCGGGAGGCGATGGGCGGCGCGCTGCAGTACTGCATCTCCGGCGGATCGGCGCTGAACCCCGAGCTCATGCACTTCTTCCGGGGGATCGGCGTGCGGATCTACGAGGGCTACGGCATGACCGAGACCACCGCGGCCATCACGGTGAACTTCGAACCGGACAACATCATCGGCACCGTCGGTAAGCCGGTCGGCGGGAATACGGTCCGCATCGCCGACGACGGTGAGATCCTCATGAAGGGGGCCGTCGTCTTCGACGGCTACTGGAACAACGAGAAGGCCACGGCGGAGACCTTCACCGATGACGGCTTCCTGCGGTCCGGCGACCTCGGTGCACTGCTGCCCTCCGGACACCTGAAGATCACCGGCCGGAAGAAGGAGATCATCGTCACCGCCGGCGGCAAGAACGTCGCCCCCGGCCCGATGGAGGACATCCTGCGGTCCGCCCCGCTGATTTCCCAGGCGATGGTCGTCGGTGACGACCAGAAGTTCATCGGCGCCCTTATCACCCTCGACGAGGACGCCCTGCCGGCCTGGAAGAAGCGGAACAACATCCCCGCGGACACCCCGGTGAAGGAACTGGCGAAGAACCCGGTCCTGCGCGCCCAGATCCAGGACGCGGTCAACGAGGCGAACGACACGGTCTCCCATGCCGAAGGCATCAAGAAGTTCCGTATCTGTGCCCGCGACTTCACCGAGGAGGCCGGTGAGATGACCCCGTCGATGAAGGTCAAGCGCTTTGCCGTGTCCCAGCACTTCGCTCACGACATCGCCTGGATCTACACCTCCAACTGA